A genomic region of Fundidesulfovibrio terrae contains the following coding sequences:
- a CDS encoding monovalent cation/H+ antiporter subunit D family protein: MDIIASSKPLLAVLAALTGSILVALSGKKPNVRESWSAIAAVTMFGIIASMIPDVAPAPLGQGKTLVCQIFKVLPGLSVTFRADAFSMIFAVAASFLWIIAVFYSAGYMRGLHEHAQTRFNTCFALALFGAAGVAFADNLFTMYLFYEIVSVCTYPLVAHHQDEEGYEGGKKYILYLTTTAKGLVLPAMILIYVMTGTLDFAHDIHQGVFGAGANGTLVTILYVCCLLGFAKNGVMPFHNWLPSAMVAPTPVSALLHAVAVVKVGVFCTTRVMLYVFGVDTMQALNLGVPTAYFVSFTILTASVIALSKDNLKARLAYSTVSQLSYIILGVSLLTIDGIQGGLVHIANHAFSKITLFFCAGAIYVATHKKSISEMSGLGRTMPFTFAAFAIASLSMIGAPPVAGFVTKWKLLVGAMEMPAHSMGILLILLASTLLNVAYFAPVTYRAFFGRRPAGEAYEGIKEAPLSMVIPIMIAAVISVVIGIYPDFFMTFVKAVTG; the protein is encoded by the coding sequence ATGGACATCATCGCATCCTCGAAGCCGCTCCTGGCCGTGCTGGCGGCGCTCACGGGATCCATCCTGGTGGCGCTTTCGGGCAAGAAGCCCAACGTGCGCGAGAGCTGGTCCGCCATTGCCGCCGTGACCATGTTCGGGATCATCGCATCCATGATCCCGGATGTGGCCCCCGCGCCGCTGGGACAGGGCAAGACACTCGTGTGCCAGATTTTCAAGGTGCTGCCCGGCCTGTCCGTCACCTTCCGGGCGGACGCCTTCTCCATGATCTTCGCCGTGGCCGCGTCGTTCCTCTGGATCATCGCCGTGTTCTACTCGGCCGGGTACATGAGGGGCCTGCACGAACACGCCCAGACCCGCTTCAACACCTGCTTCGCCCTGGCCCTCTTCGGCGCGGCGGGCGTGGCCTTCGCCGACAACCTCTTCACCATGTACCTCTTCTACGAGATCGTCAGCGTCTGCACCTACCCCCTGGTCGCACACCACCAGGACGAGGAAGGCTACGAGGGCGGCAAGAAGTACATCCTCTACCTGACCACCACCGCCAAGGGCCTGGTGCTCCCGGCCATGATCCTCATCTACGTCATGACCGGTACCCTGGACTTCGCCCACGACATCCACCAGGGCGTCTTCGGCGCGGGCGCCAACGGCACCCTGGTCACGATCCTCTACGTCTGCTGCCTGCTGGGCTTCGCCAAAAACGGCGTCATGCCCTTCCACAACTGGTTGCCCAGCGCCATGGTGGCCCCCACCCCGGTCTCTGCCCTCTTGCACGCGGTGGCAGTGGTCAAGGTGGGCGTGTTCTGCACCACAAGGGTCATGCTCTACGTGTTCGGCGTGGACACCATGCAGGCCCTGAACCTGGGCGTGCCCACCGCCTACTTCGTGTCCTTCACCATACTCACGGCGTCCGTCATCGCCCTTTCCAAGGACAACCTGAAGGCCCGGCTGGCCTACTCCACGGTGAGCCAGCTCTCCTACATCATCCTGGGCGTGTCGCTGCTCACCATCGACGGCATCCAGGGCGGCTTGGTGCACATCGCCAACCACGCCTTCTCCAAGATCACGCTCTTCTTCTGCGCCGGCGCCATCTACGTGGCCACGCACAAGAAATCCATCTCCGAGATGAGCGGGCTCGGGCGAACCATGCCGTTCACCTTCGCGGCCTTCGCCATAGCCTCGCTCAGCATGATCGGAGCGCCTCCGGTGGCGGGCTTCGTCACCAAGTGGAAGCTCCTGGTCGGGGCCATGGAGATGCCCGCGCACTCCATGGGCATCCTGCTCATCCTTCTGGCCAGCACGCTTCTCAACGTGGCCTACTTCGCGCCCGTCACCTACAGGGCCTTCTTCGGCAGGCGTCCGGCTGGCGAGGCGTATGAGGGCATCAAGGAAGCTCCGCTCTCCATGGTCATTCCTATCATGATCGCGGCGGTCATCTCCGTGGTCATCGGCATCTACCCGGATTTCTTCATGACCTTCGTCAAGGCGGTGACAGGATGA
- the nuoK gene encoding NADH-quinone oxidoreductase subunit NuoK, with product MSILALSGSLETYLVVGAFLFGIGVYGMVQRPSFIGMLICAELVLGGASVNFMAFNHFLAPDQAVGQIFTLFIMAIAAAETAIALSIIIAVYRNYKSIEAEDAVDLNG from the coding sequence ATGAGCATCCTCGCCTTGAGCGGAAGCCTGGAGACCTACCTGGTCGTGGGCGCTTTCCTCTTCGGCATCGGCGTCTACGGCATGGTGCAGCGCCCATCCTTCATCGGCATGCTCATCTGCGCCGAACTGGTGCTAGGCGGGGCCTCGGTCAACTTCATGGCCTTCAACCATTTCCTGGCTCCGGACCAGGCCGTGGGGCAGATATTCACCCTGTTCATCATGGCCATCGCCGCCGCAGAGACGGCCATCGCGCTCTCCATCATCATCGCCGTGTACCGCAACTACAAGTCCATCGAGGCCGAAGACGCCGTGGATCTGAACGGTTAG
- a CDS encoding NADH-quinone oxidoreductase subunit J family protein — MTPSILSAEGLSGIVFLCFLAATVAGAFIAVGAQRLIRSVAGLALSFLGVAGLYYYLGSPFVALMQLLIYVGAVCVTIVFAIMLAENDDGPNPKRKAILKIAGLPASVVLIWALSALACRTDWVKLPQTGDGSLEGVGRALLTTFGMNFELISLVLLVAIVGSLVLARSGRSKS; from the coding sequence ATGACCCCTTCCATCCTGTCGGCCGAAGGGCTCTCGGGCATTGTCTTCCTCTGCTTCCTGGCCGCCACCGTGGCCGGGGCGTTCATCGCCGTGGGCGCGCAGAGGCTCATCCGGAGCGTCGCCGGGCTTGCGCTGAGCTTTTTGGGCGTGGCCGGGCTCTACTACTACCTGGGCAGCCCCTTCGTGGCCCTCATGCAGCTGCTCATCTACGTGGGCGCGGTCTGCGTGACCATCGTCTTCGCCATCATGCTGGCCGAGAACGACGACGGCCCGAACCCCAAGCGCAAGGCCATCCTGAAGATAGCGGGCCTTCCGGCCAGCGTGGTGCTCATCTGGGCGCTGTCCGCCCTGGCCTGCCGCACGGATTGGGTGAAGCTGCCCCAGACCGGCGACGGCTCGCTGGAGGGTGTCGGCCGGGCGCTGCTCACCACGTTCGGGATGAACTTCGAACTCATCTCCCTGGTCCTGTTGGTGGCCATCGTCGGGTCGCTCGTGCTGGCGCGGTCCGGAAGGAGCAAGTCATGA
- a CDS encoding NuoI/complex I 23 kDa subunit family protein, whose translation MTRYLKEIISGTWSLFVGMGITIKYFFQPVVTLQYPHEAVPMTPRYRGHTQLVWDERKGGDKCIVCNACMKTCPSGCISLAGEKLEGAKQKSLTKYELNFTTCSLCGLCVEVCPTEALEFSKDYNIAGRSEDEFKYDLLKRLKETHS comes from the coding sequence ATGACCCGCTACCTGAAAGAGATCATAAGCGGCACGTGGAGCCTGTTCGTCGGGATGGGCATCACCATCAAGTACTTCTTCCAGCCGGTGGTCACGCTGCAGTACCCCCACGAAGCCGTGCCCATGACGCCCCGCTACCGGGGGCACACCCAGCTCGTGTGGGACGAACGCAAGGGCGGCGACAAGTGCATCGTCTGCAACGCCTGCATGAAGACCTGCCCGTCGGGGTGCATCTCCCTGGCCGGGGAGAAGCTCGAAGGGGCCAAGCAGAAATCGCTGACCAAGTACGAACTCAACTTCACCACCTGCAGCCTGTGCGGCCTGTGCGTGGAGGTCTGCCCCACCGAGGCGCTGGAGTTCTCCAAGGACTACAACATCGCCGGGCGCAGCGAGGACGAGTTCAAGTATGACCTCCTGAAGAGACTGAAGGAGACCCATTCATGA
- the nuoH gene encoding NADH-quinone oxidoreductase subunit NuoH: MSIDYEVIRLAAFIVGIIGFVALNAAYLVWLERKEAGHIQRRIGPKEVGPYGLLQPMADGLKLMSKQLLVPDGVDPVLFKIAPILVMTPAIMSFVTIPFSETLAPRNLDVGLLAVFAFASVNVLGLLLGAWGSRNKYAVISAARVVSQNVAYEVPMLVVIVTMVMVTGTLNMHDIVTQQMGGFWQWNIFRLGVSPLMPVAFLIFFVCMLAETNRAPFDMAEAESELIAGVFTEYSGMGFGVFFMGEYANIVVGTSIATVLFLGGWSCPFGLFPGVHWFLIKMYLLIFTVIWIRWTFPRTTFYGLLNLSWKILVPVSFFNLILTSALLKVF, encoded by the coding sequence ATGAGCATAGATTATGAAGTGATCCGCCTGGCCGCGTTCATCGTGGGCATCATCGGCTTCGTGGCCCTGAACGCCGCCTACCTCGTCTGGCTCGAGCGCAAGGAAGCCGGGCACATCCAGCGCCGCATCGGCCCCAAGGAAGTGGGCCCCTACGGCCTCTTGCAGCCCATGGCCGACGGCCTGAAGCTCATGAGCAAGCAGCTCCTCGTGCCCGACGGCGTCGATCCGGTGCTTTTCAAGATCGCCCCCATCCTGGTGATGACCCCGGCCATCATGAGCTTCGTGACCATCCCGTTCAGCGAGACGCTGGCCCCGCGCAACCTGGACGTGGGCCTGCTCGCCGTGTTCGCCTTCGCCTCGGTGAACGTGCTGGGCCTCTTGCTCGGCGCGTGGGGCTCGCGCAACAAGTACGCCGTCATCTCGGCGGCGCGCGTGGTGTCGCAGAACGTGGCCTACGAGGTGCCCATGCTGGTGGTCATCGTGACCATGGTCATGGTCACGGGCACCCTGAACATGCACGACATCGTCACCCAGCAGATGGGCGGATTCTGGCAGTGGAACATCTTCCGGCTCGGGGTCAGCCCGCTCATGCCCGTGGCCTTCCTGATCTTCTTCGTGTGCATGCTGGCCGAGACCAACCGCGCCCCCTTCGACATGGCCGAGGCCGAAAGCGAACTCATCGCCGGAGTCTTCACCGAATACTCCGGCATGGGCTTCGGCGTGTTCTTCATGGGCGAGTACGCCAACATCGTGGTGGGCACGAGCATCGCCACGGTGCTCTTCCTGGGCGGCTGGAGCTGCCCCTTCGGCCTCTTCCCCGGGGTCCACTGGTTCCTGATCAAGATGTACCTGCTCATCTTCACGGTCATCTGGATACGCTGGACCTTCCCGAGGACCACCTTCTACGGCCTGCTCAACCTGTCCTGGAAAATACTGGTGCCCGTGTCCTTCTTCAACCTGATCCTCACCAGCGCCCTGCTCAAGGTGTTCTAG
- a CDS encoding NADH-quinone oxidoreductase subunit D — translation MKAFAQSSNNETFVLNLGPQHPATHGVLRVKLVMDGEYIVEAEPVLGYAHRMHEKMGENRNWIQFLPNTARMDYLHALAYNHNYVGLVERMMGLEVPERAEYIRVVTAELNRISSHLLWFGAFILDLGGFSPLLYAFDDREMILDLLESVTGSRLTYCYFRFGGVYNDIDENFAAGARAFVARMRERMPMYHALVTKNIILMKRLTDIGFVPAEMCRKYGATGPVARGAGINFDVRKHEPYSIYPRFDFDIPVYPQGDSMARYMVRMDEIEQSLRIIEQALDQMPEGPVMHPKVPKSLKPPKGDFYHAVETARGSFGIRAVSDGSNSAYRLKMRTPSYSNLIVFGEACRGMLLPDALALLGSLDLVIPEIDR, via the coding sequence ATGAAAGCCTTCGCCCAAAGCTCAAACAACGAGACCTTCGTCCTGAACCTGGGGCCGCAGCATCCGGCCACGCACGGCGTCTTGCGCGTGAAGCTCGTCATGGACGGAGAGTACATCGTCGAGGCCGAGCCCGTGCTGGGATACGCCCACCGCATGCACGAAAAGATGGGCGAGAACCGCAACTGGATCCAGTTCCTGCCCAACACCGCGCGCATGGATTACCTGCACGCCCTGGCCTACAACCACAACTACGTCGGGCTTGTGGAAAGGATGATGGGCCTCGAGGTGCCGGAGCGGGCCGAGTACATCCGGGTGGTCACGGCGGAGCTCAACCGCATCTCCAGCCACCTGCTCTGGTTCGGGGCCTTCATCCTGGACCTGGGCGGTTTCTCCCCCCTGCTCTACGCCTTCGACGACAGGGAAATGATCCTGGACCTGCTGGAGAGCGTGACCGGATCGCGCCTCACCTACTGTTACTTCCGCTTCGGCGGGGTCTACAACGACATCGATGAGAACTTCGCCGCCGGGGCCAGGGCCTTCGTGGCCCGCATGCGCGAACGCATGCCCATGTACCACGCCCTGGTCACCAAGAACATCATCCTCATGAAGCGACTGACGGACATCGGCTTCGTCCCGGCCGAGATGTGCCGCAAGTACGGGGCCACCGGGCCGGTGGCCAGGGGCGCGGGCATCAACTTCGACGTGCGCAAGCACGAGCCCTATTCGATCTACCCCCGCTTCGACTTCGACATCCCGGTCTACCCCCAGGGCGACTCCATGGCCCGCTACATGGTGCGCATGGACGAGATCGAACAGAGCCTGCGCATCATCGAGCAGGCTCTGGACCAGATGCCCGAAGGCCCGGTCATGCATCCCAAGGTTCCCAAGAGCCTGAAGCCCCCCAAGGGGGATTTCTACCACGCCGTGGAGACCGCGCGCGGCTCCTTCGGCATCCGGGCCGTGAGCGACGGGAGCAATTCCGCCTACCGGCTGAAGATGCGCACCCCGAGCTACTCCAACCTGATCGTGTTCGGCGAGGCGTGCCGGGGCATGCTGCTCCCCGACGCCCTGGCTCTCTTGGGCAGCCTGGACCTCGTGATCCCCGAGATTGACCGGTGA
- a CDS encoding NADH-quinone oxidoreductase subunit C: protein MKLDEVRQAMAQAAPLAMAETEHSKTGYHLDVSVTPDRLLDAVNVLDRLGFFIETITGVDWLGEKAEKHKDALAKAAALAKARAAKAAEAAAAAEGEDAAPAEAPAPEPVAEPIPEPIPEPSGPDDLEVVFDFNRYDELCRVVVRTRTPRDNPRVPTIADIYPAAHWHERETHDFFGVVFTGHPYLVPLLLPEDADFHPLLKDFKA, encoded by the coding sequence ATGAAGCTCGACGAAGTCAGGCAAGCCATGGCACAGGCCGCTCCCCTGGCCATGGCAGAAACGGAGCACTCGAAAACGGGATACCACCTGGACGTCTCGGTGACGCCGGACCGCCTGCTCGACGCGGTAAACGTCCTCGACCGGCTGGGATTCTTCATCGAAACCATCACCGGCGTGGACTGGCTGGGCGAGAAAGCCGAAAAGCATAAGGACGCCCTGGCCAAGGCCGCAGCCCTGGCCAAGGCCCGCGCAGCCAAGGCCGCAGAAGCCGCCGCCGCGGCAGAAGGCGAAGACGCCGCCCCCGCCGAAGCTCCCGCTCCCGAACCCGTTGCCGAGCCCATCCCGGAACCCATCCCCGAACCTTCGGGCCCAGACGACCTGGAAGTGGTCTTCGACTTCAACCGCTACGACGAGCTCTGCCGCGTGGTGGTCCGCACCAGAACCCCGCGCGACAACCCGCGCGTGCCCACCATCGCGGACATCTACCCCGCCGCTCACTGGCACGAGCGCGAGACCCACGACTTCTTCGGTGTGGTCTTCACCGGGCACCCCTACCTGGTGCCCCTGCTCCTGCCCGAGGACGCCGATTTCCACCCGCTGCTCAAGGATTTCAAAGCATGA
- a CDS encoding NADH-quinone oxidoreductase subunit B, which yields MGTQDLVQPIVHFSRLEKLLELCRANSLWPMTFGLACCAIEMMATGASRFDLARFGAEVFRPSPRQSDVMIVSGTISKKMAPAVETLYDQMPEPKWVIAMGNCAISGGPFVFEGQYGIVEGASKLFPVDVVIPGCPPRPEALIEGILELEEKMTGTRRWPRVKAG from the coding sequence GTGGGAACGCAAGATCTCGTACAACCGATAGTCCATTTTTCACGGCTCGAGAAACTTCTTGAGCTGTGCCGGGCCAACTCCCTGTGGCCCATGACCTTCGGCCTGGCCTGCTGCGCCATCGAGATGATGGCCACCGGAGCCTCGCGCTTCGACCTGGCCCGCTTCGGCGCGGAAGTCTTCCGGCCCTCCCCCAGGCAGAGCGACGTCATGATCGTCAGCGGCACCATCAGCAAGAAGATGGCCCCCGCCGTCGAGACCCTCTACGACCAGATGCCCGAGCCCAAATGGGTCATCGCCATGGGCAACTGCGCCATATCCGGCGGCCCCTTCGTGTTCGAGGGCCAGTACGGCATCGTGGAAGGCGCCTCCAAGCTCTTCCCCGTGGACGTGGTCATCCCCGGATGCCCGCCCAGGCCCGAGGCCCTCATCGAAGGCATCCTGGAGCTGGAGGAAAAAATGACCGGGACGCGCAGGTGGCCCCGGGTGAAGGCAGGTTGA
- a CDS encoding NADH-quinone oxidoreductase subunit A, with protein sequence MAQNATIDILYVAGFFLGGLGFAVGPFIIALLLAPRSTRNTQEKTTQLIECGIPPIGDAWIKFGVVYYLYALMFVAFAVDILFLFPAALVYNKPGVVDGLTAFLEILLFVAILSLIILYAWKKGVFKWERKISYNR encoded by the coding sequence GTGGCACAAAACGCAACGATCGACATTCTCTATGTGGCAGGTTTTTTCCTTGGCGGACTTGGGTTCGCCGTGGGACCGTTCATTATCGCGCTCCTGCTTGCGCCACGCTCCACAAGAAACACGCAAGAAAAGACCACGCAACTAATCGAATGCGGCATCCCGCCCATTGGTGACGCCTGGATCAAGTTCGGCGTGGTCTACTACCTGTACGCGCTGATGTTCGTGGCCTTCGCAGTGGACATCCTGTTCCTCTTCCCTGCAGCCCTGGTCTACAACAAGCCGGGAGTCGTGGACGGCCTCACCGCGTTTCTTGAAATTCTGCTTTTCGTCGCAATCCTCTCGCTGATCATTCTCTATGCTTGGAAAAAGGGAGTTTTTAAGTGGGAACGCAAGATCTCGTACAACCGATAG
- a CDS encoding tartrate dehydrogenase, protein MKQYSIAVIPGDGIGKELAPHGVRVLDAAAAACGNFGLKYEYFPWGCEYYVEHKEMMPANGLDILKPFDAIYFGAVGYPELVPDDISLHGLLIKIRLGFDQYICLRPCSLLPGVPTPLSGKKPGDINFITVRENTEGEYAGAGGRMHPGQPMELAIETSVFTRVGVERVIRYAFELARSRPRKLLSHATKSNAQKHTLTFWDQIFDEVAKEYPDVKTERVLVDAMAARFVLKPESLDVVVASNLFGDILTDIGGAITGSLGLSASANIDPERRYPSMFEPVHGSAPDIYGKGIANPIAMAWSGAMMLDFLGEKRAAALIEEAIKAVTAEGKTLTPDLGGTATTTQVADALIEKITK, encoded by the coding sequence ATGAAGCAGTACAGCATCGCGGTCATTCCCGGCGACGGCATCGGCAAGGAACTGGCCCCCCACGGCGTGCGCGTCCTCGACGCCGCAGCAGCGGCCTGCGGCAACTTCGGCCTGAAGTACGAATACTTCCCCTGGGGCTGCGAGTATTACGTCGAGCACAAGGAGATGATGCCCGCCAATGGCCTGGACATCCTGAAACCCTTCGACGCCATCTACTTCGGCGCCGTTGGCTACCCAGAGCTGGTGCCCGACGACATCTCCCTGCACGGGCTGCTCATCAAGATCCGCCTGGGCTTCGACCAGTACATCTGCCTGCGCCCCTGCTCCCTGCTGCCGGGCGTGCCCACGCCGCTCTCCGGCAAGAAGCCCGGCGACATCAACTTCATCACCGTGCGCGAAAACACCGAGGGCGAATACGCCGGCGCTGGCGGGCGCATGCACCCCGGACAGCCCATGGAGCTGGCCATCGAAACCTCTGTGTTCACCCGCGTGGGCGTTGAGCGCGTCATCCGCTACGCCTTCGAGCTGGCCCGGTCGCGCCCGCGCAAGCTCCTGTCCCACGCCACCAAGTCCAACGCCCAGAAGCACACCCTCACCTTCTGGGACCAGATCTTCGACGAGGTGGCCAAGGAGTATCCGGACGTGAAGACCGAACGCGTGCTGGTGGACGCCATGGCCGCCCGCTTCGTGCTCAAGCCCGAGTCCCTGGACGTGGTGGTGGCCTCCAACCTGTTCGGGGACATCCTCACCGACATCGGCGGAGCCATCACCGGAAGCCTGGGCCTCTCGGCCAGCGCCAACATCGACCCCGAGCGCCGCTACCCGTCCATGTTCGAGCCCGTGCACGGCTCGGCCCCGGACATCTACGGCAAGGGCATCGCCAACCCCATCGCCATGGCCTGGAGCGGAGCCATGATGCTGGATTTCCTGGGCGAGAAACGCGCGGCGGCCCTCATCGAAGAGGCCATCAAGGCCGTCACCGCCGAGGGAAAGACGCTGACGCCGGACCTCGGCGGCACCGCCACCACCACCCAGGTGGCCGACGCCCTGATTGAGAAGATCACCAAGTAG
- the ttdB gene encoding L(+)-tartrate dehydratase subunit beta: MKKVLTTPIQDEDLESLRAGDVVYLDGLLVTCRDVGHRRLIELGRELPVNLTGLAIFHAGPIVAKDGDAWKMISIGPTTSMRMERFEKDFIEQTGVKLIVGKGGMAGDTAEACKRHKAVHAVFPGGCAVLAAVEVEEIERVEWLDLGMPEALWVCRVKEFGPLIISIDTQGNNLFEKNKAQFNEKKGPVIEDINRQVRFIK; this comes from the coding sequence GTGAAAAAGGTCCTGACCACACCAATACAAGACGAGGACCTGGAATCCTTGCGCGCGGGCGACGTGGTGTACCTCGACGGCCTGCTGGTCACCTGCCGCGACGTGGGCCACCGCAGGCTCATCGAACTTGGCCGCGAGCTGCCCGTGAATCTTACGGGCCTTGCCATCTTCCACGCCGGGCCCATCGTGGCCAAGGACGGCGACGCCTGGAAGATGATCTCCATCGGCCCCACCACCAGCATGCGCATGGAGCGCTTCGAAAAGGACTTCATCGAGCAGACCGGGGTCAAGCTCATCGTGGGCAAGGGCGGCATGGCCGGGGACACCGCCGAGGCCTGCAAGCGCCACAAGGCCGTGCACGCCGTGTTTCCTGGGGGCTGCGCCGTGCTGGCCGCAGTCGAGGTGGAGGAGATCGAACGGGTGGAATGGCTGGACCTGGGCATGCCCGAAGCCCTCTGGGTGTGCCGGGTCAAGGAGTTCGGCCCGCTGATCATCTCCATCGACACCCAGGGAAACAACCTCTTCGAGAAGAACAAGGCCCAATTCAACGAGAAGAAAGGACCGGTCATCGAGGACATCAACCGCCAGGTGCGGTTCATAAAATAG
- the ttdA gene encoding L(+)-tartrate dehydratase subunit alpha — translation MDKREAKKSLTDIMARFTGYVGKRLPQDVLDKLAQLREGEDSPLSRVVYDSMFENLEAADRLDRPCCQDTGVIQYFIRAGAGFPLLGELREILGDAVREATRETPLRHNAVETFVEKNTGDNTGTRVPWIEWDIVPDSDSAEIEVYMAGGGCSLPGAAKVLMPAAGYEGIVQFVFDVITSYGVNACPPLLVGVGVSTSVETAAMLSKKAILRPIGTRNPKPQAAEMELLLEKGLNEVGLGPQGLSGNSTVLGVHIESSARHPSTIGVGVSVGCWAHRRGTIRIAPDLSYEILSHKEAVL, via the coding sequence ATGGACAAGCGCGAGGCGAAAAAATCCCTGACGGACATCATGGCCAGGTTCACCGGCTACGTGGGGAAGCGCCTTCCCCAGGACGTGCTGGACAAGCTGGCCCAGCTCCGCGAAGGCGAGGACAGCCCCCTGTCGCGGGTGGTTTACGATTCCATGTTCGAGAACCTCGAGGCCGCCGACCGCCTGGACCGCCCCTGCTGCCAGGACACCGGCGTGATCCAGTATTTCATCCGGGCCGGAGCCGGGTTTCCGCTGCTCGGCGAACTCAGGGAAATCCTGGGGGACGCCGTGCGCGAGGCCACCCGCGAAACGCCCCTTCGCCACAACGCGGTGGAAACCTTCGTGGAAAAAAACACCGGCGACAACACCGGCACCCGCGTGCCCTGGATCGAATGGGACATCGTCCCGGACAGCGACTCGGCCGAGATAGAGGTCTACATGGCGGGCGGCGGCTGCAGCCTGCCAGGCGCGGCCAAGGTGCTCATGCCTGCAGCCGGATACGAGGGCATCGTGCAGTTCGTGTTCGACGTCATCACCTCCTACGGCGTGAACGCCTGCCCGCCCTTGCTGGTGGGCGTGGGAGTGTCCACGTCCGTCGAGACGGCGGCCATGCTTTCCAAGAAGGCCATCCTGCGCCCCATCGGCACCCGCAACCCCAAGCCCCAGGCCGCCGAGATGGAGCTTCTGCTGGAAAAGGGCCTGAACGAAGTGGGCCTCGGCCCCCAGGGACTGTCCGGCAATTCCACGGTGCTCGGGGTGCACATCGAATCCTCGGCCAGGCACCCCTCCACCATCGGCGTGGGCGTGTCCGTGGGCTGCTGGGCCCACAGGCGAGGCACCATCCGCATCGCCCCGGACCTGTCCTACGAAATTCTCTCGCACAAGGAGGCCGTGCTGTGA
- the mdh gene encoding malate dehydrogenase, whose product MNGKITVFGAGNVGGAVTRRLIERKLCKKVVLVDRSPGKAEGIALDILEASPVDLLEPVCVSGDDLEQTRNSEIVVITAGATRKEGMTRDDLLKINADIVRQCVSKAALYSPYAFYIIVSNPLNLMCHVAMRAGQIPRTRISGMAGILDASRFQYFLSKELNISVENVQAMVLGEHGEDMVPVPRYSTVAGIPVTEMMPPGKIDELIARTRDGGAEIIRLMHTSAFYAPASAVIQMVAAVVMDKKKILPCTAYLTGEYGIDGAFVGVPVKLGANGVEEIKEIELTDQERTALHASADKIKKQLALIGESC is encoded by the coding sequence ATGAATGGAAAAATCACCGTATTCGGAGCCGGAAACGTAGGCGGGGCCGTGACCCGCAGGCTCATCGAGCGTAAGCTCTGCAAGAAGGTGGTCCTGGTGGACCGCAGTCCCGGCAAGGCCGAAGGCATCGCCCTGGACATCCTGGAGGCCAGCCCAGTGGACCTTCTGGAGCCGGTCTGCGTCTCGGGTGACGACCTGGAACAGACCCGCAACTCCGAGATAGTGGTCATCACCGCCGGGGCCACCCGCAAGGAGGGCATGACCCGCGACGACCTCCTCAAGATCAATGCGGACATCGTGCGCCAGTGCGTGTCCAAGGCCGCCCTGTACAGCCCTTACGCCTTCTACATCATCGTAAGCAATCCGCTGAACCTCATGTGCCACGTGGCCATGCGCGCGGGCCAGATACCGCGCACCCGCATCTCCGGCATGGCCGGAATCCTGGACGCCTCGCGCTTCCAGTACTTCCTCTCCAAGGAGCTCAACATCTCGGTGGAGAACGTGCAGGCCATGGTGCTGGGCGAGCACGGGGAGGACATGGTGCCCGTGCCCCGCTACTCCACGGTGGCGGGCATCCCGGTCACGGAAATGATGCCTCCCGGAAAGATCGACGAGCTCATCGCCCGCACCCGCGACGGAGGGGCCGAGATCATCCGGCTCATGCACACCAGCGCATTCTACGCCCCGGCCTCGGCCGTGATCCAGATGGTGGCCGCGGTGGTCATGGACAAGAAGAAGATCCTGCCCTGCACCGCCTACCTCACCGGCGAATACGGCATCGACGGCGCGTTCGTGGGCGTGCCGGTGAAGCTCGGGGCCAACGGCGTGGAGGAGATCAAGGAGATCGAACTCACCGACCAGGAGCGCACGGCCCTGCACGCCAGCGCCGACAAGATCAAGAAGCAGCTGGCGCTCATCGGCGAGAGCTGCTGA